In Agrobacterium sp. RAC06, a single window of DNA contains:
- a CDS encoding Zn-dependent hydrolase, with amino-acid sequence MLTINGNRLNSRLQAFAAIGETAKGGVNRQALTDGDRSARRMLAELAWARGFRVFQDPMANLFVWRNGRDEALPPLLIGSHLDSQPAGGRFDGALGTLSAFEVLESLEDAGTATERAVAVVSWTNEEGCRFSPGCMGSMAFFEGAIPPTWQDKVATDGAAFTGELALTIESLPEAAMLPLGFPVHAYLEVHIEQGPSLEAAGIPIGVVKGIQGTRWLDVTVTGQTAHAGTTGLAWRRDPLRALTAALSSLYAAVMPGDPDARFTIGRISAEPGSVNAIPEEVRCTVDMRHPDPGRLDEIEELVKSRIGQEAERQGCSVQITRSFDMPPCAFSQTLCEVIEEAATACKVESVRMLSGAFHDALFVNRVAPAGMIFVPCRDGLSHNEAEYVEPSDVVTGCQVLAQATLELARGGGMAVVDG; translated from the coding sequence ATGCTCACCATCAACGGCAATCGTCTCAACTCTCGCCTTCAAGCCTTTGCCGCCATTGGTGAAACCGCGAAAGGCGGCGTCAATCGCCAGGCTTTGACGGACGGCGACCGAAGCGCCCGGCGAATGCTCGCTGAGCTTGCCTGGGCCCGGGGGTTTCGGGTGTTCCAGGACCCTATGGCCAACCTCTTCGTCTGGCGCAACGGCCGCGACGAGGCACTTCCTCCTTTGCTGATCGGTAGCCATCTCGACAGCCAACCAGCGGGTGGCCGCTTCGATGGCGCATTGGGCACTCTGTCTGCGTTTGAGGTCCTGGAAAGTCTGGAAGATGCAGGGACGGCGACCGAGCGCGCCGTTGCCGTGGTATCCTGGACGAACGAGGAGGGATGCCGTTTCTCGCCAGGCTGTATGGGATCCATGGCGTTTTTTGAAGGCGCGATCCCGCCCACGTGGCAGGACAAGGTCGCAACGGATGGTGCAGCATTCACAGGAGAGCTGGCTCTCACAATCGAAAGCCTGCCGGAGGCAGCCATGCTGCCGCTCGGATTTCCGGTTCATGCCTATCTCGAAGTCCATATCGAGCAAGGGCCGTCATTGGAGGCAGCTGGGATTCCGATCGGTGTCGTGAAAGGCATCCAGGGAACACGGTGGCTGGATGTGACGGTTACGGGCCAGACGGCTCATGCCGGCACGACAGGTCTCGCCTGGCGTCGCGACCCACTTCGCGCTTTGACCGCTGCGCTGTCGAGCCTCTACGCAGCCGTTATGCCAGGCGATCCGGACGCCCGTTTCACCATTGGTCGGATTTCCGCAGAGCCAGGGTCGGTCAATGCTATCCCCGAGGAGGTTCGCTGTACGGTCGATATGCGTCATCCCGATCCAGGGCGGCTGGATGAGATCGAGGAGCTTGTGAAATCGCGGATCGGCCAGGAGGCGGAGCGGCAGGGCTGTAGCGTTCAGATCACACGGTCCTTCGATATGCCCCCTTGTGCATTCTCTCAAACACTATGTGAAGTGATCGAAGAAGCAGCGACCGCCTGCAAGGTCGAGAGTGTGCGGATGTTATCTGGGGCGTTTCACGATGCGCTGTTTGTCAATCGCGTCGCGCCAGCCGGGATGATCTTTGTTCCGTGTCGCGATGGGCTTAGCCACAACGAGGCAGAATATGTCGAGCCGTCGGATGTTGTCACCGGCTGCCAGGTGCTGGCGCAGGCGACACTGGAGTTGGCGCGCGGGGGCGGGATGGCTGTCGTCGATGGTTAG